The following are from one region of the Amedibacterium intestinale genome:
- a CDS encoding response regulator transcription factor, translated as MYKVLIVDDERLIRMTLQNMLDWKELNCDVVAAVKDGIEAYGVFQKVHPDLIITDLKMPQMDGIELIRKVKEERADTQIIALSNYSDFELVRDAMKAGAADYLLKVTLDKEQLEKAVRQRLVHCESAQEKEDSEEIKWLNHIKQTLLLIKNQEKIEKEDAYLESAFVQPYKKEYQVAYLHVDNIHLFYEEKYEEHEKLEKFLYDQMRDSVPLDIEFRSFFLNHHTAIILLQGGQKQRMANICHTMIRNIQQYLNVQISFVLSNVMEDIKDFYQCCGDVFAASRNHFYRGSGTLMFVEEKEEYVDLDVAHMSWHKDIMEAMSTRDFQKAEKMLEESFNMMEKECIEPYQVIEYYIFILHNIEGNEMVKGHKNMYSLDTIVMNLRHCDTFSKLKEVLMEGFVLVEEWLKDENFNRYRQEVVDVMNYLDENYQEKLSLKEIAEHFSMSESSLSHLFKNETGMNLKSYINEKRMKKALELLSNESFKIKDVAAQIGMEDQLYFNRVFKKYYDLSPSDYRKKLQEERNENLDEVIE; from the coding sequence ATGTATAAAGTTTTGATTGTTGATGATGAGCGTCTGATTCGTATGACGCTGCAGAATATGCTGGATTGGAAAGAACTTAACTGTGATGTTGTAGCGGCTGTAAAAGATGGTATAGAAGCTTATGGGGTATTCCAGAAAGTACATCCGGATTTGATCATTACAGATTTAAAAATGCCGCAGATGGATGGTATTGAATTGATACGGAAAGTAAAAGAGGAAAGAGCAGATACACAAATTATTGCCTTAAGCAATTATTCTGATTTTGAACTTGTAAGAGATGCAATGAAGGCAGGAGCAGCAGATTATTTATTAAAAGTCACTTTGGATAAGGAACAGTTAGAGAAAGCAGTAAGACAGCGACTTGTACATTGTGAATCTGCACAGGAAAAAGAGGATAGCGAAGAGATTAAATGGTTAAATCATATTAAGCAAACTTTATTGCTTATTAAGAATCAGGAAAAAATAGAAAAAGAAGATGCCTATTTGGAGTCAGCTTTTGTTCAGCCGTATAAAAAAGAATATCAGGTAGCCTATCTGCATGTAGATAATATTCATTTATTTTATGAAGAAAAATATGAGGAACATGAAAAACTGGAAAAATTCTTATATGATCAAATGCGAGACAGTGTTCCACTTGATATCGAATTTAGAAGTTTCTTTTTGAATCACCACACTGCGATCATTTTACTGCAGGGAGGACAAAAGCAGCGAATGGCAAATATCTGTCATACGATGATTCGAAATATACAGCAGTATTTAAATGTTCAGATATCCTTTGTGTTATCTAATGTGATGGAGGATATAAAAGATTTTTATCAGTGCTGTGGGGATGTGTTTGCGGCATCTAGAAATCATTTTTACCGAGGAAGTGGAACCTTGATGTTTGTGGAGGAAAAAGAAGAATATGTGGATTTAGATGTAGCACATATGTCATGGCATAAAGATATTATGGAAGCTATGAGCACAAGAGATTTTCAAAAGGCAGAGAAAATGCTGGAAGAGTCCTTTAATATGATGGAAAAAGAGTGCATAGAACCTTATCAGGTTATTGAATATTACATCTTTATTTTGCATAACATTGAAGGAAATGAAATGGTAAAAGGACATAAGAATATGTATTCGCTGGATACGATTGTAATGAATCTGCGTCATTGTGATACATTTTCTAAACTAAAGGAAGTTTTAATGGAAGGTTTTGTGCTGGTAGAAGAATGGCTGAAAGATGAAAACTTTAACCGTTATCGTCAGGAAGTTGTAGATGTCATGAATTATTTAGATGAAAACTATCAGGAAAAATTATCTTTAAAAGAAATTGCAGAGCATTTTTCTATGAGTGAAAGCAGTTTGTCGCATTTGTTTAAGAATGAAACAGGAATGAATTTAAAGTCTTATATTAATGAGAAGCGTATGAAAAAAGCATTGGAACTGTTATCTAATGAATCTTTTAAAATAAAAGATGTTGCGGCACAGATAGGAATGGAAGATCAGTTATATTTTAATCGTGTATTTAAAAAGTATTATGATTTATCTCCTAGCGATTATCGAAAAAAACTGCAGGAAGAAAGGAATGAAAATCTGGATGAGGTCATAGAATGA
- a CDS encoding cache domain-containing sensor histidine kinase: protein MKRFQKILRSIGIRQRMQFGFLLLPLLMMLIVLFVYYQMSSDMILEKNAKDLSQSLEIAQAALYHKTSQMEQTMQDLLQEEILYDCLVAQEPMSKEDIKELERKHSALLERNAFSFFDEQKRLLYQDGKYYAEDLHDEEKVHWSFDTEHKQISLSSALKRNGKVLGYICIGYNEDVFHNMFQKEEKNEERLLFLCDEQGNYLLGDDAMRNYNFSSNKDKIKLDNTMYYQKQLKAKDFNWNLVALAQEEYVMKDVQSFRNMLFLNVLVVILVESIFSMMIYKSIYDPTHNLVVSMRKAKESNFRHGFVEDHGNDELHELSENFNELLVKADDLLEKVKSEQEQTRQTQIQLLQAQINPHFLFNTLNTLRYLAILNEDAPVSEGISALSRLLRNTIVDKQEYVSIAEEIHNVQDYIVIQKLRYGDLFETEYIVDKGVEGYRILKFLLQPIVENSILHAFREDGLHQKLTLRIYKKENCLMVVVGDNGKGFSIEKQMEKRSRLSNIGIKNIQERISLMYGKPYDMKIESEEGKGTMVTLCLPLKKGVDEDV from the coding sequence ATGAAAAGATTTCAAAAAATATTGCGTAGTATAGGAATACGACAACGTATGCAGTTTGGCTTTCTGCTGCTTCCATTATTGATGATGCTGATCGTTCTTTTTGTTTATTATCAAATGAGTTCAGATATGATACTGGAAAAAAATGCGAAAGATTTATCACAGTCACTGGAAATTGCACAAGCAGCCTTATATCATAAAACATCACAGATGGAACAGACGATGCAAGATCTTTTACAGGAAGAAATTTTGTACGATTGTTTAGTTGCACAGGAACCTATGAGCAAGGAAGATATAAAGGAACTGGAAAGAAAACATTCCGCTCTTTTGGAAAGAAATGCATTTTCTTTCTTTGATGAACAGAAACGTCTTTTATATCAGGATGGGAAATATTATGCAGAAGATTTACATGATGAGGAAAAAGTTCATTGGAGCTTTGATACAGAGCATAAACAGATTTCTTTAAGCAGTGCGTTAAAAAGAAATGGGAAAGTTTTAGGGTATATTTGTATAGGATACAATGAAGATGTTTTTCATAATATGTTTCAAAAAGAAGAGAAAAATGAAGAGCGTTTGCTGTTTCTATGCGATGAACAGGGCAATTATCTATTAGGGGATGATGCCATGCGAAACTATAACTTTTCTTCTAATAAAGATAAAATCAAGCTGGATAATACAATGTATTACCAAAAACAGTTGAAAGCGAAAGATTTCAACTGGAATCTTGTGGCATTGGCGCAGGAAGAGTATGTAATGAAAGATGTGCAAAGTTTTCGCAATATGCTGTTTTTAAATGTACTGGTCGTTATTCTTGTGGAAAGCATTTTTTCAATGATGATTTATAAAAGTATTTATGATCCTACTCATAATCTTGTAGTATCTATGAGAAAAGCTAAAGAAAGTAATTTTAGGCATGGATTTGTTGAAGATCATGGAAATGATGAATTGCATGAATTGAGTGAGAACTTTAATGAATTGCTTGTAAAAGCAGATGATTTACTGGAAAAAGTAAAAAGTGAACAGGAGCAGACAAGACAGACGCAAATCCAGCTTCTGCAGGCTCAAATTAATCCGCATTTTCTGTTTAATACGTTAAATACATTGCGATATCTGGCAATTTTAAATGAAGATGCACCGGTAAGTGAGGGAATCAGCGCTTTATCACGCCTGCTTAGAAATACAATTGTGGATAAACAGGAATATGTTAGTATTGCGGAAGAAATTCATAATGTGCAGGATTATATCGTTATACAGAAACTGCGTTATGGGGATTTGTTTGAGACGGAGTATATTGTAGACAAGGGTGTAGAAGGTTATCGTATTTTGAAGTTTTTGTTACAGCCAATTGTGGAAAATAGTATTTTACATGCTTTTCGTGAAGATGGGCTGCATCAAAAACTTACGCTTCGTATATATAAAAAAGAAAACTGTCTGATGGTTGTTGTTGGGGATAACGGGAAAGGTTTTTCAATAGAAAAGCAAATGGAAAAACGTTCTCGATTAAGCAATATTGGAATAAAGAATATACAGGAGCGTATATCTTTGATGTATGGGAAACCATATGATATGAAAATTGAAAGTGAAGAAGGAAAAGGAACGATGGTTACTTTGTGTCTTCCTTTAAAAAAAGGGGTTGATGAAGATGTATAA
- a CDS encoding DUF1146 family protein, translating into MSFFILNIGIHLLCFIASFWALSSLRFDRFCDVRKPAKVQCLLLLLSLALGYLVAQFLLALSVYNGL; encoded by the coding sequence ATGTCATTTTTCATTCTCAATATTGGTATACATTTACTTTGTTTTATTGCTAGTTTCTGGGCTTTGTCATCCCTTCGATTTGATCGTTTTTGCGATGTAAGAAAACCAGCAAAGGTACAATGCCTGCTATTGCTTTTATCTTTGGCTTTGGGATATCTGGTGGCACAGTTTTTATTAGCACTTTCTGTATATAATGGTTTATGA
- a CDS encoding radical SAM/SPASM domain-containing protein yields MKYISFLIKPASSLCNMRCRYCFYYDVAEHREVSAYGIMEENTMHALIDKALGLGEDAHITFAFQGGEPTMAGLSYFTSFCEYAEKHKTKQNIQYALQTNGTRIDESWCALFKKYNFLIGVSLDGYKEIHDYFRMDQCLKGTFSHVFKTIQLLRQYEIPFNILTVLTSQLSKHPEKLFRFYKQNQLSYVQLIPCLPGLDESENKNSLHPKEFASFYKAFFRLWLAEYKKGNYISITLFDNIIPMFKGIRPQQCGMLGYCTPQFVIESNGDVYPCDFYVLDAYRCGNIKEDSLIKLVKTDAMQKFLKEERRECTECRNCPFVNICHKNCKRLNITYYTKDYCGYKDFLMYAKDEMMMISNSL; encoded by the coding sequence ATGAAATATATTAGTTTTTTAATTAAACCGGCATCTTCTTTATGTAATATGCGATGTCGTTATTGTTTTTATTATGATGTTGCAGAGCATAGAGAAGTTTCTGCATATGGCATCATGGAAGAAAATACGATGCATGCATTAATTGATAAGGCCTTAGGTCTTGGAGAAGATGCTCATATTACCTTTGCCTTTCAAGGTGGAGAACCTACTATGGCAGGTTTATCCTACTTTACATCATTTTGTGAATATGCAGAAAAGCATAAAACAAAACAGAACATTCAGTATGCCTTACAGACAAATGGAACAAGAATTGATGAGTCATGGTGCGCATTGTTTAAAAAATATAATTTCTTAATTGGAGTTTCTTTGGATGGATATAAGGAGATACATGATTATTTTCGTATGGATCAGTGTTTAAAGGGAACCTTTTCACATGTATTTAAAACGATACAGTTATTAAGACAGTATGAAATTCCTTTTAATATCTTAACCGTATTAACTTCTCAATTATCAAAGCATCCGGAAAAACTGTTTCGTTTTTATAAGCAGAATCAGTTGTCCTATGTACAGCTGATTCCCTGTTTACCGGGTTTAGATGAAAGTGAGAATAAAAATTCATTACATCCGAAAGAATTTGCATCTTTTTATAAAGCTTTTTTTCGTCTGTGGCTTGCGGAATACAAAAAGGGAAACTATATAAGCATTACTTTATTTGATAATATCATTCCTATGTTTAAAGGAATCAGACCTCAGCAGTGTGGTATGCTTGGCTATTGTACACCACAGTTTGTAATAGAAAGCAATGGTGATGTATATCCATGCGATTTTTATGTGCTAGATGCGTATCGCTGTGGGAATATAAAAGAGGACAGTTTGATAAAACTTGTAAAAACAGATGCAATGCAGAAGTTTTTGAAAGAAGAAAGAAGAGAATGCACAGAGTGTAGAAATTGTCCGTTTGTAAATATATGTCATAAAAACTGTAAACGTCTAAATATTACATACTATACAAAGGACTATTGTGGATATAAGGATTTTTTGATGTATGCCAAAGATGAAATGATGATGATTTCTAACAGCTTGTAA
- a CDS encoding O-antigen ligase family protein — protein sequence MLRSLSDFLHRKLDGFTCDEYIIMVLVCSIFLPFYCSMIVIAGILFYLLIKGRLLGIIRNIPKSYFAIAFCIITTLVALFYKNWLGAVCGVAILLIFLFVFYYRTYINKRLFELLLDACCIISLFCVVWALMEYVRIINRLDYHFLDLVIEDSPKDRVNSTFFNANYYAMIIEFIVLICVYKMMQVKTLRRIVFYLFTIAANLFALYLTGCRTAWIPFVVTVPFMFLMNKRFGFFSFSMGAIAVSGISLLVYPELMQRTSILGDFLKRAKIWKTAVKGIKAHPLFGEGPLTYYHIYKQYGGHPTQHAHNVILDPLLSHGLIPCIILLVYLGSNLKEVWLLFKRRIDMRLFSLIVAFLLTVLIHGILDYTIYWVQTSLLFFIVFSASSIYFHKEEYSQSE from the coding sequence ATGTTGCGTAGTTTGTCAGATTTCCTGCATAGAAAATTAGATGGATTTACATGTGATGAATACATCATTATGGTTTTGGTATGTTCCATATTTTTGCCATTTTACTGTTCAATGATTGTAATTGCAGGAATTCTTTTTTATCTTCTTATAAAAGGAAGACTGTTAGGGATTATTCGAAATATACCAAAGTCTTATTTCGCAATAGCTTTTTGTATAATTACAACGCTGGTGGCATTGTTTTATAAAAACTGGCTTGGTGCAGTCTGCGGAGTAGCAATTCTTTTGATTTTTTTATTTGTCTTTTATTATCGTACATATATCAATAAAAGGTTATTTGAACTCTTGCTGGATGCGTGCTGTATCATTTCTTTGTTTTGTGTTGTCTGGGCATTGATGGAATATGTTCGTATTATTAATCGTCTAGATTATCATTTTCTTGATTTGGTCATTGAAGACAGTCCGAAAGATCGTGTAAATTCTACTTTTTTTAATGCCAATTATTATGCGATGATAATTGAGTTCATTGTTTTGATTTGTGTCTATAAAATGATGCAGGTAAAAACTTTGCGAAGAATTGTTTTTTATTTGTTTACCATTGCGGCAAATTTATTTGCGTTGTATTTAACAGGTTGCAGAACTGCATGGATTCCTTTTGTTGTGACAGTTCCTTTTATGTTTTTAATGAATAAACGCTTTGGTTTCTTTTCTTTTTCAATGGGTGCTATTGCTGTTTCGGGGATAAGTTTACTTGTATATCCTGAACTTATGCAAAGAACCTCTATCCTGGGAGATTTTCTAAAAAGAGCAAAAATCTGGAAAACAGCAGTGAAAGGAATAAAAGCACATCCATTGTTTGGGGAAGGACCTTTAACGTACTACCATATATATAAACAATATGGAGGACATCCTACACAGCATGCACATAATGTAATTCTTGATCCTTTATTAAGTCATGGATTGATTCCATGTATTATTTTGCTTGTTTATCTTGGAAGCAACTTAAAAGAAGTATGGCTTCTGTTTAAAAGAAGAATCGATATGCGCTTATTTTCTTTGATTGTTGCGTTTCTTCTTACCGTACTAATTCATGGAATCTTAGATTATACGATTTACTGGGTGCAAACTTCTTTGTTATTCTTCATTGTATTTTCCGCAAGCAGTATTTATTTTCATAAAGAAGAGTATTCACAATCAGAGTAA
- the ispE gene encoding 4-(cytidine 5'-diphospho)-2-C-methyl-D-erythritol kinase, with translation MKCKAYAKINLCLDVVGKREDGYHELDMIMMPLELHDEITIELAKEDVYSCNIEGLVMDETNTVVKSVELMRKTFGLKEHFHVHIEKHIPAEAGLAGGSADGAAVLRAIRKLCHVDITIEELAQLGKQVGADVPFCVLSQCAIVKGIGEKLEPFDFSYPLHVVLIKPNKGVSTGKAFGMLDFHKCEHPDSAKVKEVLCAHEFEKLQDVIANSLEYSAFQLVPEIKDIKKDLLDMGFMSVLMSGSGSTVFALSEDKQLAQKAVEKYKKKDGYFALITSFR, from the coding sequence ATGAAATGTAAAGCATATGCGAAAATCAATCTATGTTTAGATGTTGTTGGAAAAAGAGAAGATGGTTATCATGAACTGGATATGATCATGATGCCTTTAGAACTTCATGATGAAATTACGATTGAGCTGGCAAAAGAAGATGTTTATTCTTGTAATATAGAAGGTCTTGTCATGGATGAAACAAACACCGTTGTAAAGTCTGTGGAGTTGATGAGAAAAACATTTGGATTAAAGGAACATTTTCATGTTCATATAGAAAAACATATTCCAGCTGAAGCAGGCCTTGCGGGAGGCAGTGCAGATGGTGCAGCTGTACTTCGAGCAATTCGCAAGCTATGTCATGTTGATATTACGATAGAAGAGCTTGCACAGCTTGGCAAACAGGTAGGAGCCGATGTTCCTTTCTGTGTTTTAAGTCAATGTGCCATCGTAAAAGGAATTGGAGAAAAGTTAGAACCATTTGATTTCTCTTATCCTTTGCATGTTGTTTTGATAAAACCAAATAAAGGAGTTTCAACAGGGAAAGCATTTGGAATGCTGGACTTTCATAAATGTGAACATCCTGATTCTGCAAAGGTAAAAGAAGTGCTTTGTGCACATGAATTTGAAAAGCTGCAGGATGTCATCGCAAACAGTTTGGAATATAGTGCATTTCAGCTGGTACCGGAAATTAAAGACATCAAAAAAGATTTATTGGATATGGGCTTTATGAGTGTGTTGATGTCTGGAAGTGGAAGTACAGTTTTTGCGCTAAGTGAAGATAAACAATTAGCACAAAAAGCAGTAGAAAAATATAAAAAGAAAGACGGGTATTTTGCGCTAATTACATCTTTTCGATAA
- the rsmA gene encoding 16S rRNA (adenine(1518)-N(6)/adenine(1519)-N(6))-dimethyltransferase RsmA, whose protein sequence is MRKPIATPSRTKEILEKHDMFAKKNYGQNFLIEPGVVEKIARSAIVSDNCVVFEIGPGIGALTQYLCEYAKKVVSFEIDERLPDVLKDTLEEYDNFTLVMQDFLEVDLKAWVDKYRKEGMDVVIAANLPYYITTPILFKIFESQADIAAITVMMQKEVADRFSAVPNTKDYNALSIVTQYRCEVRNVMKVPRNVFMPKPNVDSAVLHFRFLPSKDINEEAFFSLVKACFKQRRKTISNNYQTYCEDKEKAKEELEKAGIDGKRRAESLVMEDFLRLYEVHHEM, encoded by the coding sequence ATGAGAAAACCAATCGCAACCCCCTCTCGAACAAAAGAAATACTGGAAAAACATGATATGTTTGCCAAGAAGAATTATGGGCAGAACTTTTTGATTGAACCAGGTGTCGTAGAGAAAATTGCACGCAGCGCGATTGTTTCTGATAATTGTGTTGTATTTGAGATAGGACCTGGTATCGGTGCTTTGACACAGTATTTGTGCGAGTATGCAAAAAAGGTTGTTTCTTTTGAAATTGATGAAAGACTTCCCGATGTATTAAAAGATACCTTGGAAGAATATGATAATTTTACTTTGGTCATGCAGGATTTTCTGGAAGTTGATTTAAAAGCATGGGTAGATAAGTATCGTAAAGAAGGAATGGATGTTGTCATTGCGGCCAATCTTCCTTACTATATTACAACACCAATCTTGTTTAAGATTTTTGAATCGCAGGCAGATATTGCGGCTATTACGGTCATGATGCAGAAAGAAGTGGCAGATCGTTTCTCTGCTGTGCCAAATACAAAAGATTACAATGCGTTAAGTATTGTTACCCAATATCGCTGTGAAGTAAGAAATGTTATGAAGGTACCTAGAAATGTATTTATGCCAAAACCAAATGTTGATAGTGCAGTGCTGCATTTTCGTTTTCTTCCTTCCAAAGATATTAATGAAGAAGCATTCTTTTCTTTGGTAAAGGCATGTTTTAAACAGAGAAGAAAAACGATTTCAAATAATTATCAGACATATTGTGAGGATAAAGAAAAGGCAAAAGAAGAACTGGAAAAAGCCGGTATTGATGGGAAAAGAAGAGCAGAAAGTCTTGTAATGGAAGATTTCCTGCGTTTATATGAGGTGCATCATGAAATGTAA
- the rnmV gene encoding ribonuclease M5 — translation MKIKEVIVVEGKNDTNVLKSYVDCDTIETHGISIDKEVIEQIRIAKQTRGVIIFTDPDYPGEYIRNTINEAIDGCKNAYIEKKKARTSKKVGVEHASKEDILESLQHLFTYDKNAQETLSREDFLSLGLNGGKDSAAKREKIASVLHLGKPNAKTLWKRLNMLQKTKEDVEHLLKEERKSV, via the coding sequence GTGAAAATCAAAGAAGTTATCGTAGTGGAAGGTAAAAATGACACGAATGTATTAAAGAGTTATGTGGATTGTGATACGATTGAGACGCATGGTATCAGTATTGATAAAGAAGTCATAGAACAGATTCGTATTGCGAAACAAACACGAGGTGTCATTATTTTTACAGATCCGGATTATCCAGGAGAATATATTCGAAATACCATAAATGAAGCTATTGATGGATGTAAAAATGCCTATATTGAAAAAAAGAAAGCAAGAACAAGCAAAAAAGTAGGTGTAGAACATGCATCTAAAGAAGATATTTTAGAATCGCTGCAGCATTTGTTTACCTATGATAAGAATGCACAGGAAACCTTATCTAGAGAAGATTTTTTATCTTTAGGTTTAAATGGCGGTAAAGACAGTGCAGCGAAAAGAGAAAAGATAGCCAGTGTTTTACATTTGGGAAAACCAAATGCGAAAACATTGTGGAAACGATTAAATATGTTACAAAAAACAAAGGAAGATGTAGAGCATCTGTTAAAGGAAGAAAGGAAATCTGTATGA
- a CDS encoding 3D domain-containing protein, with product MVYKTQISGKNKTINMLINKNIGQVIESMLDYGTFCKKGGTCMVSKRMQFALLISIFTLFGCASGNSATQTVNKTELLFTGDKKAIEHESMLSVMQLYHSVDENDIKEIAFLENMKPQNNESFVTNVRNADGELRSVSALKTLSEDVVSTVEKQKEAERKKREIEKKTKLARQAGIPSDENGLFPLYTTTYGVDCYGCNFNNGQGNTAMGVKLDINKGVLLPNGSWQPGIQYGKYYVIAADPGIPMCSVLKVYDHGLRGSGISPDKPFEAIVLDRGGAIRGTHVDLYIGSENSGAIQKVSNTSAKAQIIRLGGMKNGSCPL from the coding sequence ATGGTGTATAAAACGCAGATATCAGGGAAAAATAAAACCATAAACATGTTAATAAATAAAAATATTGGACAAGTTATAGAAAGTATGTTAGACTATGGAACGTTCTGTAAAAAAGGAGGAACCTGTATGGTATCAAAACGAATGCAATTCGCTTTACTCATCAGTATCTTCACGTTATTTGGATGTGCAAGTGGAAACTCTGCTACACAAACAGTGAATAAAACAGAATTATTATTTACAGGGGATAAAAAAGCTATCGAGCATGAAAGTATGTTATCAGTAATGCAGCTTTATCACTCTGTGGATGAAAATGATATAAAGGAAATTGCTTTTCTTGAGAATATGAAACCTCAAAATAACGAATCTTTTGTGACAAATGTCCGCAATGCAGATGGTGAGCTTCGAAGTGTAAGTGCATTAAAAACATTAAGTGAGGATGTTGTAAGTACAGTAGAAAAACAAAAAGAGGCAGAAAGAAAAAAGCGAGAAATAGAAAAGAAAACAAAACTTGCCAGACAGGCAGGAATCCCATCGGATGAAAATGGATTGTTTCCATTGTATACGACAACTTATGGAGTTGATTGTTACGGATGCAATTTCAATAATGGACAAGGGAATACAGCAATGGGTGTAAAGCTGGATATAAACAAAGGAGTCCTTCTTCCAAATGGAAGCTGGCAGCCTGGTATTCAGTATGGAAAATATTATGTGATTGCGGCAGATCCAGGTATCCCTATGTGCTCGGTTTTAAAGGTATATGATCATGGACTGCGAGGAAGTGGAATATCTCCAGATAAACCGTTTGAAGCGATTGTGCTAGATCGAGGAGGCGCAATACGTGGAACGCATGTAGATTTATATATCGGCAGTGAAAATTCTGGAGCGATTCAAAAGGTATCGAATACATCAGCCAAGGCACAGATCATTCGTCTAGGCGGTATGAAAAATGGGAGCTGTCCTCTTTAG
- a CDS encoding DEAD/DEAH box helicase — MKFKDFSFDGKIIHALDKLHYIDMFPIQEKVIPLLYDRQDVIAQSKTGSGKTAAYLLPVIQNTRWDEKEPQALILTPTRELALQVKEEYDNISIYQRLKCVTIFGRQPYKFQIEDLKQRTHAVVGTPGRILDHLERGTLSLNKIQYVVLDEADEMLNMGFIESVKKIMTYFPENHTTALFSATMPEPILELAQKFMKNPVHIKIEETSIHTGIHYAYEIKEHEKTQFLIQLLCKELPQSCIVFAKTQAHVIEVCDALYEKGMSVDKLHGGMLQEDRIQNIKDFKRGLFRILVATDVAARGIDIEDVTHIINYDMPNEKETYVHRKGRTGRAFGKQGITISFLSQYDAQRKEELEEYLGYALEIHDRNEVDQIHVDEELLRKLEENPQVKKDKAEALRKDTTKLYINKGKSKKIRAGDIVGAICQIEGIQSEDIGVIQVQEHQSYVDILNGKGKEVLKALNQKTIKGKKIKVEIAKEN; from the coding sequence ATGAAATTTAAAGATTTTTCGTTTGATGGGAAAATTATACATGCATTAGATAAACTTCATTATATTGATATGTTTCCAATTCAGGAAAAAGTGATTCCACTTTTATATGATAGACAAGATGTGATTGCACAGTCGAAAACAGGAAGTGGGAAAACAGCGGCTTATCTTCTTCCTGTTATTCAAAATACAAGATGGGATGAAAAAGAACCACAGGCTTTGATTCTAACACCAACAAGAGAGCTGGCATTACAGGTAAAAGAAGAATATGATAATATCAGCATTTATCAGCGTTTAAAATGTGTGACTATATTTGGCAGACAGCCATATAAATTTCAAATTGAAGATCTAAAACAAAGAACGCATGCGGTTGTAGGGACACCGGGAAGAATTCTTGATCATTTAGAAAGAGGAACACTTTCTTTGAATAAAATACAATATGTCGTATTGGATGAAGCGGATGAAATGTTGAATATGGGGTTTATTGAAAGTGTGAAAAAGATTATGACATATTTTCCTGAAAATCATACAACCGCTTTATTTTCAGCGACTATGCCAGAGCCAATACTAGAACTTGCACAGAAATTTATGAAAAATCCAGTGCATATAAAAATAGAGGAAACTTCTATACATACAGGGATTCATTATGCGTATGAAATAAAGGAACATGAAAAAACACAGTTTTTAATTCAGCTGTTATGTAAAGAGCTGCCGCAATCCTGTATCGTATTTGCAAAAACACAGGCACATGTAATTGAAGTGTGTGATGCCTTGTATGAAAAAGGAATGAGTGTTGATAAACTTCATGGAGGTATGCTTCAAGAAGACCGTATTCAAAATATAAAAGATTTTAAAAGAGGTTTATTTCGCATTCTTGTTGCGACAGATGTTGCGGCCAGAGGGATAGATATTGAGGATGTAACACATATCATAAATTATGACATGCCAAATGAAAAAGAAACGTATGTGCATCGAAAAGGAAGGACAGGAAGAGCGTTTGGAAAACAAGGAATTACGATTTCTTTTCTTTCTCAATATGATGCTCAGCGAAAAGAAGAACTGGAAGAATACCTGGGATATGCTTTAGAAATTCATGATCGAAATGAGGTAGATCAAATACATGTAGATGAAGAACTGCTGAGAAAACTAGAAGAAAACCCTCAAGTAAAAAAAGACAAAGCAGAAGCACTTCGTAAGGATACAACAAAGCTTTATATCAATAAAGGAAAATCAAAAAAAATAAGAGCGGGAGATATTGTAGGGGCAATTTGCCAGATAGAAGGAATACAAAGTGAAGATATTGGCGTAATACAGGTACAGGAACATCAATCTTATGTAGATATCTTAAATGGTAAAGGAAAAGAAGTATTGAAAGCACTTAACCAAAAGACAATCAAAGGGAAAAAAATAAAAGTGGAGATTGCGAAAGAAAACTGA